Sequence from the Bremerella volcania genome:
TACTTTGAACTCGAGCGTGTCCCCTGCGTAGGCTTCTCCCAGGATATGCTTGAGCTGCGCCTGGCGCACGATCGGGCGTCCGTTGGCCCCAATCAGGACGTCCTTCTCTTGGATGCCGGCAACCTGAGCGGGGCTGTTGTACCGCACGGCGGCGATTTCGGCTGGGTCGGCGACGATGTCGTTCCCCTTGAGATTGATGCCTAGCAGCCCTGGCTTGAGGTCTTCCCCTTCTTTCAGCGTGTCGAGCCGCTGCTGGATATCGGTCAAGGGAACGGCGAATCCGATGCCGGAGTCGTACCATTCAAATCCGCCGGTTGCGCCGGGGTCTTGCGGTGAGAGGGGCGTGAGGATGCCGATCACGCGTCCCTGAATGTCGATCAGCGGTCCGCCATAGTTATTCGGGGAGATCTTCGCATCGGTTTGCACCGCTTTGCCCCAAACGCGATGGGTAGCGCTGACGATGCCCACCGATACCGACGGCAGGTCTTTGGCGAACGTTTTGCCAAGGGCAATCGCCCACTGGCCTGGTTGAAGCTCTGCGCGGGCAACGGCCTCAGGTACGGCCAGTTCGGCATCGGTTTCCACCTTCAGCAGGATAAGATTCCGCTGGGTATCCTTCGCGATGATCTTGCCGGCGACGCGTTTGCCGCCAGGCATGGTGACCAGGATGCCGGAGGGTTCCTGGATGAAACCGTACAGACTGGAAAGGATGAAGCCGTCCGGCGACACGATGGTGCCGGTCGTGCGGCTGGCTCCTTCGATGGGCCCGCCCCCTTCGATCAGTCCGCCTACCGTTTCAATTTGCACGACGCTGGCGGCGACACGATCGACGGCTGCTTGAATCGCTTCTTGTTCGGCGATATTCAGTTGCTGGGCTTGCCCTGGCGAAGCAGTCAGCAATATGCCCAGCACCAGCAGGCATGACAGGATGGAAAACGGTTTCGACATTTATTTCAGTTCGTTCAGAGTGAGTTCGACCAGTTGTCCGTCGCGCAGCACCGTTAGCGAGACGGTGTCGTCTCGATCCTTGTAGCTAAACGCTTCGATCAGTGCCTTTTGCGAGGAGATCAGCGTTCCATCCGCATACAAAATCAAATCGTCTGGTTGCAGCTTGGCGGATTCCGCCAGCGAATCGCTTTCGACGCGTTCCACGTAGGGGGGCGTTTTATCCAAGACGTTTGGCACCAGCACCAGGCCCAAGTGAGTCAGCGTGAGTGGCGTGAGTGGTTTCTCTTTCTCAGGATCGATCGCAGGTCGCGAACGTCCGGCGAGAAGGTCTTCGATCGACTCGCGAAGTTGAGCAATCGGAATCGCGTAGTTCAGCCAGATATCGTTTCGCGAGCTTCGCAGTTCTTTCCCCAACAGGCCGGCGAAATTGCCATCCTGATCGGTCAGCACGCCGCCGGCGGCACCTGGGTTGTTCACGATGGCATCGACAATCAGGACCGGTCCCTGATAGGCCGAGGGGAACGTGCTGCGTCGCGCTTCCAGCGGAGTAATCGCGGAAACGTACCCGCTGAGCACGCTGGCCGGTTCGTCCCCCGCCGCGATGCCGAACAAGTTGCTGAACGACAAGATGCGATCACCCACTTTCGGAGAGACCCCCTTGTCCAAGCTGAAGTGCGGGAGGTTGTCGGCGTCGATCTTAAGCAGCGCGATCCCAAAGCGAGGGTCTGCGGCGGCGAGTTCAGCCACGAAGTGACGGCCATCATCGAGCACGACGGTAATCACGCTCGAGTCGAGTACGTAGCTCCAGGCCGTCAGGATATGGCCCTTGTCGGAAATGAGGCTGCCAGACTGGTACGATTCAAGACCACGCAGCCCCCCTGCCCCGTAGATCTTCACGACCTTCCGCTGGACGTCTCGGGTCACTTCGCGCAGGGTAGCTTCGGCATTTGCCGACTGCATGGGAATCAGCAGGCTAAGGGCGACGGCACTTGCCAGCAGCGTCTGAGTGAGGTGCTTACGACTCATGTTACGCTCCTTCGCCGGCAGGTTTCACCGACCACTTTTTCACGGTGATGATGTCGAACGGATCGTCGCCGTAGCGAACGACCATGCGATGCGGAAGCGTATAGCCGTCAGTCTCGCGGTATTCGCTGAATTCAATTTCGCACGGATCGGAATCGGTCTCGGGGAACATCTCCAGGACCATCAACTGCCCGGTCTTCTGGTCGAAGTAAGCTCGAATTTCCAGGGCATCGTACAGGCCAACCAACACGTCGTACTGCACGTCGAAGTCACGCCGCGGTGCAGTGCCCAGGTAGTAGACTTCACCGAAGGTGTCGAACTTCTCGCGAAGCAGACGCTTCCACGTGTAAAGGGCCAGGAACAGACCTCCGCTGCCGGCGGGCTCGAGCTTTTCGGTCAGGTCGCCAGCGATTTCGACATTGTGATTGACGCCGGCCATCTTGCCTTCGACGGTCATCGGGCCGATGTGGATCACGCCGTTGTCATTGTCGACCAGCGAGTACTGCAGCTCCCAGTTGTCCGACGTCTGCGACCAGTCCCCCATTGCATCGAGCGCCTTGCGGAGTCGCTTCTGATGCTCTTGGTTGAAGTGGTAATTGGCGTAGCCGGTCTTATCCTGGTACAGGTGCTTCCACTCTTCCGGCGGCTTGGCTTCTTCGGTTTGTGGGTGCCCTGGGACAGGGATCGGTCTCTTCGGCTTCTCTTCACCCTCTTTCGGAGCCTCCTTGCCATCTTCTGGCTGGGGTGCTTCTTCGGGGCTTGGTGGAATTGGGGCATTGCCGGTCTTTTCGAGTAGTTCTCGCCGCGAATGAACGCCGGCCAGGCGAACGACGGTGTCGTACCGTTTCCCTTCGCGTCGATACGAGAGGGGGATGCTCCAGCCGCGTGGATATATGCCGAGGATATTCTTGAAGCCGTTGACCGTGGTGATCTCGCGATTGCCGAAACTGACGATCTCGTCGCCGTAGCGCAGCCCGCGTCGGTACGCGTCAGAGGAACTCAAGATGTTGGTCACCACGACGCGTCCTTCGGTGTCGGTCGTTACCGTCGCGCCGAGGGTGGCATGGTCGATGATCCGGCCACTTTTCAGATAGCCGAGGAAGTTCATCACCTGATTGATCGAAATCGCGTAACCTACGCCCACGTTCACACGGCCACGTTTCTCGAACGAACCACGTCCGTTGATGCCGATCAGTTGACCTTTGTCGTTGAACAAGGGGCCGCCTGAGTTGCCAGGATTGATGGCCGCATTGGTTTGCAGACAGTCGGTGTATTCCAGAAGCGTCCCCGCCGGGTACTGATAGCGATGCACGCCAGAGACGATGCCCCAGGTAACGGTCGGTTGAAGATCGGTTGCCAGCAGGAATGGGTTGCCAACGGCGAAACACCAGTCGCCTGCCTGGACTGAGTTGCTATCGACGATTTCGGCCGCCGGGAAATCGTCACGACCGAGCATCTTGATGACCGCCACGTCCCCGACCGGGTCGACGCCGACGATGACGGCATCGTAGACCTTGCCTCCGTCTTCCGGCATGCTGCACTTCATGAAATTGCCGGCGGGGTCGGCCACGTGGAAGTTGGTGACCGCGTAGCCGTCGGCGCTGATGATCACGCCGCTGCCACCCCCGGCTGCTCCGGCGAAGACGGAGATGGTCGATGCCGAGGCCTTGGCGACGGCGGCAATCCGGGCCTGTTCTGCTTTGAGAACCAGATCGATCTCCGCCGCATTTGCGTGGTAGGCAAACAGGAGAGACAGAGCGACCAGTGGGGCAATGTGGACAGTGCGAAGCATGCGGGTTTCTTCTCGAATTATTTGAGCAGGCGTGCTTGAACGAGATGGAGCACGTCGCCAAAATCTTCGCCGTCATTTGCGTCGACTACGATCTTGAGTCGACTGACGCCTGAGATGTTCAAGGCGATGTCTTCTGGCGGGGTGTGATTGCTAAAGTCTTTTTCAAACAAAATCTTTTGATCGCCGATGATCTGCAGTTTGGCCGTGCAGGTACCTAAACTTTCTGGGGCAATGCCGACACGCATTTGCAGTTGGCGGAAGCCGGACGGCAGTTGGTAAAGCAGTTCCGAGGTCGCATGGACGGCGATGCCGCGCGCGTAAATCTGGGGTTGCTGATCCTCTTCCAGTTGAATGGGATCCCCCTGGAACGAATGGTTTATCCGCGGGGCATAAACCAGGGACAGGTCATCCACGGCGATGGCCGACTTAAGAACCGGCGTCCAGGTAATTCGGGTGGGCTTCAGTTCGTCAAGGAACTGGATGTTTCCGGCCGCGAAGTCGAACTTGGCGATCCGGTCGAAAAGGATCGGAATCTCGGTCCCGGTCAGGATGGTGACGCGCGTCTGACCGTTGTTCATCTTGATCGACTTGGCGACGAGCGCCGAGTCATCATTTAAGTGGACCACACACAGCGGCGCAGGGAACTCTCTTGCGGCACGTTGGTAGAAGAGCAGTCCGTATAGCTTGGCCGGATTGACGGTGGTCGTGATCTCGTCGAGTTGGATCTTGACCCCTTCGGCGGTGACGGCATGGATGACCACCTCTTGAACAGTCAGCATCCCTTCGCGGTTGAGAACGATCGCGTCGCCGCCGGTATGCTCTTTGGCAAGCTCATGCCATTTTTCGCGAAGCGGATCGTCGTCCGGGAGTTTCGCTTCGGAGGACTGTGGATCGGCCGGAAGCAGCCGTACCCCTTTGAGGGCACTGCGACCAATTTCGACGCGCGCCCCGGTACCGAGCATAAGTTCGGCATTGCGGGAAGAAACCAGCATGTCGGACACGAGTAAACGCGAACCATCCGCGAAAAACAGCTCTTTGCTGACCGCTTGCGTCTTGGCGGAATCGGCCTGCTGAAGCGGACGGACGCTGATGATCTCTTTAGCGGGAAAGACCGACGACTTACCATCGGACAGCTGAATTTTCAGCGAGTCGGCCGATAGCTCGACAAGGTCGCCGCTGGTTTTGGATCCGTCCAATTGCTGAACCTCGACCGCTGGTCCAGCGGCGAGGAGCGAAAGCATGATGAGGGAAAACGTCTTCATGAGGCGTCATGTCTCAGAGCGACAGTAGTCTGGTGGTTAGTTGTTGGCCGAGGAGGGGTCGCGGGCAATCTTGCGGAAGTACTCTTCGATCGCTCGGCGATAGTGCGAAGGGTACTCGTTGGAGATTTGCTGAAGCGCTTCCTGACGTTCCTTAGGAGGCAGGTTGCCCCACTCCCCTTTGTTCTTCATTTCTTTGGGATCGACATTGCCAGGACCACTCTCGGTGCCAGGTTGGCTGTCTTGTTGGGGCTGCGAGCCTTGCCCGTTGCCTTGTTGGGACTGCTGTTGTTGCTGCTGTTGCTGTTGACGCTGCTTTTCCAGGTCTTCGATCATTTTATCGAGCTTGGCAACGACGTCTTCTTCGGTCTTGCGGACCTTCTTGCCGGCGCGGCCCAGATCGAGACGACGTTCGATGTCCCGCATCAGGCGGGCAACTTCATCCAACGAGTCAGTCTCGAGCGGCTCGATATCCTTGAGCATCATCTGCGACAATGCCAGGTAGCGAGCCGGCAGGCCTTCCGATCGGGCCAGAAGCTGTTTTAGCGTGGCGACGCACTCGTCCTTCTGCAGCAGGTAATGCTGACAAGCGGCTTCAAAGAACAAAAGAGCGGCCGGGTCGACTACCTGATCAGGCGTCGGTTCGCTCAATTCTTTGAGAGCTTCGTCATAGAAACCTTTCTCGGCGAGCCACTTGCCGTAAACGAACTTCGCGTGATGGACGAGGAAGCCTGGTGGCCAGGCATCGGGGTTGCTCGGATCGAGTTCGATTGGGCCTTGGTAGATGCCTGTGTTT
This genomic interval carries:
- a CDS encoding S1C family serine protease; protein product: MSRKHLTQTLLASAVALSLLIPMQSANAEATLREVTRDVQRKVVKIYGAGGLRGLESYQSGSLISDKGHILTAWSYVLDSSVITVVLDDGRHFVAELAAADPRFGIALLKIDADNLPHFSLDKGVSPKVGDRILSFSNLFGIAAGDEPASVLSGYVSAITPLEARRSTFPSAYQGPVLIVDAIVNNPGAAGGVLTDQDGNFAGLLGKELRSSRNDIWLNYAIPIAQLRESIEDLLAGRSRPAIDPEKEKPLTPLTLTHLGLVLVPNVLDKTPPYVERVESDSLAESAKLQPDDLILYADGTLISSQKALIEAFSYKDRDDTVSLTVLRDGQLVELTLNELK
- a CDS encoding S1C family serine protease translates to MLRTVHIAPLVALSLLFAYHANAAEIDLVLKAEQARIAAVAKASASTISVFAGAAGGGSGVIISADGYAVTNFHVADPAGNFMKCSMPEDGGKVYDAVIVGVDPVGDVAVIKMLGRDDFPAAEIVDSNSVQAGDWCFAVGNPFLLATDLQPTVTWGIVSGVHRYQYPAGTLLEYTDCLQTNAAINPGNSGGPLFNDKGQLIGINGRGSFEKRGRVNVGVGYAISINQVMNFLGYLKSGRIIDHATLGATVTTDTEGRVVVTNILSSSDAYRRGLRYGDEIVSFGNREITTVNGFKNILGIYPRGWSIPLSYRREGKRYDTVVRLAGVHSRRELLEKTGNAPIPPSPEEAPQPEDGKEAPKEGEEKPKRPIPVPGHPQTEEAKPPEEWKHLYQDKTGYANYHFNQEHQKRLRKALDAMGDWSQTSDNWELQYSLVDNDNGVIHIGPMTVEGKMAGVNHNVEIAGDLTEKLEPAGSGGLFLALYTWKRLLREKFDTFGEVYYLGTAPRRDFDVQYDVLVGLYDALEIRAYFDQKTGQLMVLEMFPETDSDPCEIEFSEYRETDGYTLPHRMVVRYGDDPFDIITVKKWSVKPAGEGA
- a CDS encoding NPCBM/NEW2 domain-containing protein, translating into MKTFSLIMLSLLAAGPAVEVQQLDGSKTSGDLVELSADSLKIQLSDGKSSVFPAKEIISVRPLQQADSAKTQAVSKELFFADGSRLLVSDMLVSSRNAELMLGTGARVEIGRSALKGVRLLPADPQSSEAKLPDDDPLREKWHELAKEHTGGDAIVLNREGMLTVQEVVIHAVTAEGVKIQLDEITTTVNPAKLYGLLFYQRAAREFPAPLCVVHLNDDSALVAKSIKMNNGQTRVTILTGTEIPILFDRIAKFDFAAGNIQFLDELKPTRITWTPVLKSAIAVDDLSLVYAPRINHSFQGDPIQLEEDQQPQIYARGIAVHATSELLYQLPSGFRQLQMRVGIAPESLGTCTAKLQIIGDQKILFEKDFSNHTPPEDIALNISGVSRLKIVVDANDGEDFGDVLHLVQARLLK